GTACAGGCCCAACGTTTCCATCGCGCCCTTATAGCTCGGGAAGCCAGCGATCCGGTCGCCAACGGTACCGTCCGGTGCCACTGAAACGATCCGGCCGGTCAAGCCAAGTCCCGTGACCGCCTCACCTTCGGGGCCGGCCATCGTCATTTCGACTTCGCCACCCGTGCCGGCATCGGCGACGAGCAGGTTGCCGTCGGCATCAAACGCGATGCCGCGCGGCGCGCCAAGTTCCATGACGACCGGTTCGCCGGGCAGCGGCGGCGGGCCTTCCTGCGCGACGACCGGCAGGGCCAGCGCCAGCAGGGCAGCACAAATGATAAGGCGGAACAAAGTGGTACGCATTGTTTCTCCCTCCCTCATGGGGTACTGCCGGCCGTTCCCTCATGACAGCCGGCAGTGCATGACGCGGGTTTGGGTGCCCGGAGGTTTGTCATGCACGTTGTAAGGATACGACGATTTTTGATTTTGTTGTCAAATTTGGATTCAAATTCGGCGTTTGAGCAAGACGATCGACGGCAGTCGTTGATATCCGAGTCGATTGTTGATCGCCAGCATGCCGATATTGCTGAGGTCGTTGGCCACCATGGCGACGCGCAGCCCTGCGTTCTTAGCCCACGTCGTCCCCTTGAGCTTGAGCGCGAATGCGATTCCGCGCCGGCGATAGTCGCGGGCGGTACCGGTCAGGTCGATGTCCAGATCGCCTTTCCCGGCAGAGAAGGTCAGCAGCATGCCGACCGGGCGCTCGCCGTCGACCGCCACGAACGATCCCTCGCGCAGGAATTCCGAGGCGAACAGAACCTGCGCGCGAAAGTCCTCGAACGTGATGTTGGTGACCGGTTCGGGAATCGGGATGTCCTGCTCGATCTCCCACTTGAGATCGTGCAGCGCGTGCTCTCGCTCCGGCGTCGTGGCGTATTGAGCGATAGACAGGAGCGACAATCCCTGCTCGTCCATCAACGAGTCCGGATCGGGATACGCCGCCGGTTCGAAGTCGGCCAGCGGCAGGCGCGCCTCGATCCGCCGCCCGTACTCGACGAAGCCGCGCCGCGCCGCAAAGTGCAG
The sequence above is a segment of the Candidatus Flexicrinis affinis genome. Coding sequences within it:
- a CDS encoding GNAT family N-acetyltransferase; this encodes MRIRPATPADYPAIASIMTGNRPDQPVSAEGLARQDAARGAGLLHAVLVAEDGGQVVGYASYTQYADSLDPRTVRVAVGVHTGTRRQGIGAALYDALLERARRQPIEWFKMRIRADQFAGLHFAARRGFVEYGRRIEARLPLADFEPAAYPDPDSLMDEQGLSLLSIAQYATTPEREHALHDLKWEIEQDIPIPEPVTNITFEDFRAQVLFASEFLREGSFVAVDGERPVGMLLTFSAGKGDLDIDLTGTARDYRRRGIAFALKLKGTTWAKNAGLRVAMVANDLSNIGMLAINNRLGYQRLPSIVLLKRRI